Below is a window of Culturomica massiliensis DNA.
GATTTTCCCGGAAAGCCATTCGATATCTTCGGCTGTATCGTCTGCCTGAATGCCGACCAGAATCATCATACCCTTTTTAATTGCGGAATACACTTGTCCGTCGATGGTTACGCTTGCCTGTAATACCCGTTGTATAACTACTTTCATTGTCTGTTTTGATTTTAGATTGAATTTATAAAAAAGAACCGGGTTTTCCGGTTCTTTCCGATTGTAGTGAAACCGGAAAATAAAACCGGATTATATGCCGTTTATTTTCTGTTATTTATGTCGGTTTTGAAAAATCGGGGATGGATAAATCTGCCTGTCCTGCCATTTCCATCCAAAAAAGGGTGTATGGTCTCAAATTGGTAATGTATAAGAGCAATTTTCAACAATTCAGGAAAACAGATGGTTTCATCTCGTTTATCCAAAGGAGCATCTTGTTTCGCCAATAAGGCTTCTTCCACACTAGTCTGTGTTCCCTCTATTTTAGAAGATTGTGTCGCTTCCTTTATCACGTGCATACCGATAAAAAGGTCGATGTTGAGGATATGTTCGGAGTGCATATATAATAACCTTGGTTTATCTCAGCTCCTGCTTTAAAATCTTTCATAATCTGATTACTGAAATATCTAATTCCAATATATTCTCCAAAATTAAACAAAGCATGCCTTATTCCAAATTTAAGGCAAAAATTAAAATAACGAATTTATATATTCTAATATTCTATTCGAAATTAAAAGAAGAGGAATACTTATTTTTATTCTATATTATATTTTGAATTAGGCTTATAGTCATTTCCCTATATACAATGAATCATTCCCAAAGCATTCATATTTTAGAAAGTAGCCAATTGGGACGTCTGTAAACGATATACATTCTTTTCAAAACGGGGGACGGATAAGGGACGGAAATTAAAAAAACAAGAGAAAACAAAGCAAAAACACCTTTTGAAAATTTCAGCTGATTTGCTGTTTTTCAGATGTTTATTTGTTTTTATTTTCTCTTGTTTTCAAGGATTTGTAGCCGAGCCGGGAATCGAACCCGAATTTAAAGTTTAGGAAACTTCCGTTCTATCCATTGAACTACTCAGCCAGTTTTCCCGGGCAAAAGTAACAAATTAATTGAAAATGGAGAATTGAAAATTAAAAATTTGCCTGTTATTCCGGTAAATTGGGCCGGAATTTAAAATTAAAAATTCAAAATCTGAAATAACAGTCTACTTTTTTATAATTTAGCCCCTTTATAAAAGGAAAGATGATGTATACACTAGAAGAACTCAGGGAAATCATTAAGGCAGAATTTGCCAGACAGGAATATGTGGAGAAACCTTATTCTTTGTTTGAACCGATAAAATACATTTTGGAAGACGGAGGTAAGCGCTTGCGTCCGGTGTTGACGTTAATGGCCTATAATTTGTATCGTGACGATATCGGGAAAGCTTTGAAGTCTGCAATAGGTATTGAAATTTTCCATAATTATACCTTATTACACGACGATGTGATGGACGATGCGGAGTTGCGCCGGGGGCGTCTTACGGTGCATAAGAAATGGAACAGTAATGTGGCGATATTGAGTGGGGATGCGGCGGCGATAACCGCTTATAAATATATTGAGAATTGCGAAGATAAGTATTTGCGGCAGGTAATTGACGGTTTTAACCAGGTGGCAATGGATGTCTGTAAAGGGCAGCAATATGATATGGAATTCGAGAGCCGGAATGATGTCACGGAAGAAGAGTATATCCATATGATTTATCTGAAAACTTCTGTTTTGATTGCCGGTAGTTTGCGGCACGGGGCTTTAATAGCGGGGGCACCGGCCCATGAATACAATGCTTTGTATGATTTCGGAGGCTATCTGGGACTGGTGTTTCAATTGCAGGATGATTTTCTGGATGTGTATGGGGATGTGGCTGAATTCGGGAAAAAGATCGGAGGAGATATCCTGGAGAATAAGAAAACCTATCTTTTAATAAAGGCTTTGGAACAGGCGGGAGAGGAAGAAAAAGCCCGTTTGTGGGAATGGTTGAATAATAAAAATGCCGATCCCGGAGAAAAGATCAAAGCCGTGACAGAGATTTATAACCGGCTTCAGGTGCCGGAGCTGACCCGGTGCACCATCGATTTGTACCTGGAAAAAAGCCGGGAAGCTTTACGAAAAGTGGAAGTGCCTGAAGAACGCAAAGCCGGTTTTTATGAGATGATCGATTACATTTGCGAAAGAAAGAAATAATATTCTATGAGCGAACAGGGAAAATTAAAGCAATTGGACGAACGCTATTTGCGGATGGCTCGTATATGGGCAGAGAACTCCTATTGCAAACGCCGTCAGGTTGGCGCACTTATTGTAAAGGATAAATCGATTATCTCCGACGGATATAACGGTACTCCTTCCGGTTTCGAAAATATTTGTGAGGATGATACCAACCGCACAAAACCTTATGTACTGCATGCCGAAGCCAATGCCATTACCAAGGTTGCGAAATCGAGTAACAGTAGTGAGGGAGCTACCTTGTACGTAACGGCTTCTCCTTGTATCGAATGTGCAAAGCTGATCATACAGGCCGGAATCCGTAGGGTGGTTTACTCGGAAGTGTACCATTGTGCAGATGGTCTGGAACTTTTGAAAAAGGCCGGTATACAGGTTGATTTTGTAGAAATAGAGGAATGTGAATAATAAAAGGAAATGAATAACTAAGGATTGGAACAATGTATAAAAATAATCTGAAAATGATTTTGACACCGGTGATTATTGCACTGGCTGTTGTTGCGGGGATGTTTATCAACTCTCTTTTTATCCGGAAGGATTTCCATAATAAGCAGGAATTGTTTTTGCCGGTTCAGGGCAGTAAGTTGGATATGGTGCTGAATATGGTCGATCATTCTTATGTGGATAGTGTCGATATCCGGAAAATAGAAGAGGAAGCAATCGGAGGCATTATCAAGGATCTGGACCCTCATACGGTTTATATTCCTGCCCGGGAAATGGAACGGGTGAATGAAGATATGCAAGGGAATTTCGGAGGCATCGGCGTACAGTTTTATAAATTCCGTGATACGGTGACAGTTATCAAAGTTGTGCCCGGAGGCCCTTCTGAGGAAGCCGGTGTACAGGACGGAGACCGGATTGTGAAAGTGAACGATACGGTTGTTGCCGGAGTTAAAATGAATGACAGCCGGATTATGGGAATGTTACGGGGCGAGCTGGGTACGGATGTGAATGTAACATTGGTACGTCGCGGAGCGGGCCAGCCGATTGAGAAAACCATTACGCGGGGAAGTATTCCGGTAAAAAGTGTCGATGTCGCTTATATGGTGAACGATACTACCGGTTATGTGAAGGTAAATACATTCGGGATGAATACCTATGATGAATTTATGGCTGCTTTGAAAAGCCTGGAAAATCAGGGTATGAAAAAATTAATTGTCGATCTACGGAGTAATGTCGGCGGTATATTGCCCATAGCCATCAAAATGATCAATGAATTTCTGCCTGCCCAGAGTTTGATTTTGTACACCCAGGGAAAAGCTTCTCCCCGGTCTGACTATTATTCAAACGGTAAGGGCAGTTATCAGCAATTACCTTTGGTAATTATGATTGATGAAAACAGTGCTTCGGCCAGTGAGATTTTTGCCGGGGCCATTCAGGATAACGACCGGGGTACAATTGTGGGACGTCGTTCGTTCGGTAAAGGGTTGGTACAGGAGCAGCGGATTCTTCCTGACGGATCGGCATTGCGGTTGACGGTAGCCCGTTATTATATTCCTTCCGGGCGTTCAATACAACGGCCTTACGATAAAGGAAAGAATGAGTATTACGGTGATCTTAGCAATCGGATCAGACACGGTGAACTGGAAGAAAAGGACAGTATTCATTTCGATGAAAAACTCAAGTACCAGACACTTGGAGGAAGAACCGTATACGGTGGCGGTGGAATTATGCCTGATGTATTTGTTCCCGTCGATACGAATGGAGTTTCGAAATACCTGATTGATTTACGGCGTACGATGTTGTTGTATGATTACACCTTTGATTTTATGGATCGTCACCGTGCGGATTTGAAGGATATGAAAGATTACAAGGAAATATTGGCTTATCTTAAAAAGTTTGATCTTGTCGGAGATATGGCCGATTATGCTGCAAAGAACGGATTGAAGCGGGATAATAAAGGGATGCGTGAATCTTACGAGATTATCCGGACCAATCTGGAGGCTTATATTGCCCGGGATGTGTTGGATAATGACGGTCTTTATCCCGTTTTCGGAAGAATAGACACAACCTTACAACGGGCCGTGAAAGAATGATGTTGATCCCCTGAAATCAAACGGTTGGTTTCAGGGGATTTTTGATTTACGATCTTTTTACCCGCCGATTTCGCTGATTTACTCATTTGTGATTTTGAGTAAGGGGGGCGGAATGATCTGGGAAAGATTTGGAATCGGGGTAAAAGGATTTTTAATTTATGATTTACGATTGGTGAATTCGGAACTGAATCGTAGCCGCGTATCAGGTTGAACCAGAATCGTAAATCAACAATCAAAAACATATATTACTGCAATAACCGGTCGATCACTTCGGTCATTTCTTTGAATTCTGCCGGATCGTAAAGCCGGGTGAGGTAGACGATTTTTCCGGTTTTGTCGATGATTATATTGCGGGTGACACCGGCATTTCTGGCTGCGAAAGCATAGAAAGATTTACCTTCTGAATCTAATGTCAGGGGATAAGTAATTTTTAGGTCCTGGGCGAATTTCTTTGTTTTTTCTGCATTTTCTTTCAGATCGATGCCGATGAGGGCAAATTTCGGATTGTTTTTATGTTTTTGCCAGATGTCTTTTTCAATGAAAGGCATTTCTTTCCGGCATACTCCGCACCAACTGGCTGTAAATTGCAGCATGACGATTTTGCCCCGGAAATCAGACAGTTTTTTTACACTGCCGTCGAGGTAATGAATATCGATGTCCGGCGCCATATCTCCGACTTTAACCAAATACCCGCGGTCGTCATTCTGCGCTTTCAATACCGGACATAAGAGAATAAAAGATAAAAAGAATAATAAAGTTTTCATAGGACGTGAACGATAATGGTTTATGCTGCTAAGTTACAATTTGTTTTTAAAATTGGGAGCCGGAAAAGGGTTTTAGGAATATATGCAGCCATAAATCGAAATTTAAACCTATTTTTGCGGCATGGAAAACCGTTTTGAGATACATTTTGCGCCGATACAGGGGTATACGGACTGGATATATAGAAATACTTTCGCCTGCTTTTTCGGTGGTGTAGACGCTTATTATACCCCTTTTATACGGTTGGAAAAAGGGAATGCTTTCCGTAACCGGGATATGCGTGATTTAGATCCGAAAAACAATACGGTTGCCCGTCTTATCCCTCAGATATTACCGGGCTCTCCTGAAGAATTCCGTATATTGGCCGGAAAAATCCGGGAAATGGGATATCGGCAGGCGGATATTAATTTCGGTTGTCCTTTTCCGTTGATAGCCCATCAGAAAAAAGGAGCCGGAATCTTACCTTATCCGGAACGGGTGAAAACGGTCTTACAGACTATAGATGAATTTCCCGATCTGGATTTTTCATTAAAAATGCGTTTGGGGTGGGAATCGGCAGGTGAATGTATGGATTTGTTATCTGTAATTAATAATCTTCGCCTTTGCTGGATAACGGTTCATGCACGAACAGGAAAACAACAATATAAGGGTACGGTGGACGAGGAAGGATTCGCTTCATTCTATCGGCAATGTACCCGTCCTCTTTTTTATAATGGAGATTTGATATCGGTTGAGCAGATTCAGAATATTGTGGCCCAATACCCCCTGCTCAGGGGTGTTTTTGTAGGACGTGGATTATTGTCTTCGCCTTTATTGGCCGCCGATTTTCAAGGAAATGAAACTTTTTCGGAAGAATTACGTAAAAAGCGTTTTTTTGATTTTCATGAGGCCCTTTTTTCTGCTTATGAAAGTTATTTTAACGATGAAAGATTGCTTTTACAAAAGATGAAATCGGTATGGGATTATTTTTTACCTGAAACCGAC
It encodes the following:
- a CDS encoding tRNA-dihydrouridine synthase family protein; this encodes MENRFEIHFAPIQGYTDWIYRNTFACFFGGVDAYYTPFIRLEKGNAFRNRDMRDLDPKNNTVARLIPQILPGSPEEFRILAGKIREMGYRQADINFGCPFPLIAHQKKGAGILPYPERVKTVLQTIDEFPDLDFSLKMRLGWESAGECMDLLSVINNLRLCWITVHARTGKQQYKGTVDEEGFASFYRQCTRPLFYNGDLISVEQIQNIVAQYPLLRGVFVGRGLLSSPLLAADFQGNETFSEELRKKRFFDFHEALFSAYESYFNDERLLLQKMKSVWDYFLPETDRKWLKRIRKAGRRDDYQIVIKELFRTN
- a CDS encoding polyprenyl synthetase family protein, giving the protein MYTLEELREIIKAEFARQEYVEKPYSLFEPIKYILEDGGKRLRPVLTLMAYNLYRDDIGKALKSAIGIEIFHNYTLLHDDVMDDAELRRGRLTVHKKWNSNVAILSGDAAAITAYKYIENCEDKYLRQVIDGFNQVAMDVCKGQQYDMEFESRNDVTEEEYIHMIYLKTSVLIAGSLRHGALIAGAPAHEYNALYDFGGYLGLVFQLQDDFLDVYGDVAEFGKKIGGDILENKKTYLLIKALEQAGEEEKARLWEWLNNKNADPGEKIKAVTEIYNRLQVPELTRCTIDLYLEKSREALRKVEVPEERKAGFYEMIDYICERKK
- a CDS encoding TlpA family protein disulfide reductase, whose protein sequence is MKTLLFFLSFILLCPVLKAQNDDRGYLVKVGDMAPDIDIHYLDGSVKKLSDFRGKIVMLQFTASWCGVCRKEMPFIEKDIWQKHKNNPKFALIGIDLKENAEKTKKFAQDLKITYPLTLDSEGKSFYAFAARNAGVTRNIIIDKTGKIVYLTRLYDPAEFKEMTEVIDRLLQ
- a CDS encoding deoxycytidylate deaminase, whose amino-acid sequence is MSEQGKLKQLDERYLRMARIWAENSYCKRRQVGALIVKDKSIISDGYNGTPSGFENICEDDTNRTKPYVLHAEANAITKVAKSSNSSEGATLYVTASPCIECAKLIIQAGIRRVVYSEVYHCADGLELLKKAGIQVDFVEIEECE
- a CDS encoding S41 family peptidase, which codes for MILTPVIIALAVVAGMFINSLFIRKDFHNKQELFLPVQGSKLDMVLNMVDHSYVDSVDIRKIEEEAIGGIIKDLDPHTVYIPAREMERVNEDMQGNFGGIGVQFYKFRDTVTVIKVVPGGPSEEAGVQDGDRIVKVNDTVVAGVKMNDSRIMGMLRGELGTDVNVTLVRRGAGQPIEKTITRGSIPVKSVDVAYMVNDTTGYVKVNTFGMNTYDEFMAALKSLENQGMKKLIVDLRSNVGGILPIAIKMINEFLPAQSLILYTQGKASPRSDYYSNGKGSYQQLPLVIMIDENSASASEIFAGAIQDNDRGTIVGRRSFGKGLVQEQRILPDGSALRLTVARYYIPSGRSIQRPYDKGKNEYYGDLSNRIRHGELEEKDSIHFDEKLKYQTLGGRTVYGGGGIMPDVFVPVDTNGVSKYLIDLRRTMLLYDYTFDFMDRHRADLKDMKDYKEILAYLKKFDLVGDMADYAAKNGLKRDNKGMRESYEIIRTNLEAYIARDVLDNDGLYPVFGRIDTTLQRAVKE